tgaattgtcagtttgAATTAGGATATGTTTATTTCCCAAAAACTTGGAAAAACTCTTTAGACCATAAAGAACTGCCCGTAACTCTAAAACATTGATATGCAATAATTGTTCTTGTTCAGTCCAGTGACCTCCAGTTCGCAAATCACCCAGAATAGCGCCCCAACCTGACATTGACGCATCAGTGGTCAAAGTGACCTCAGGAGAAATCCTAGAAATAGGAGCAAACGAACCAGATATATTATCTATCCACcaatttaattcattctttGCTTCTAATGATCTCATTTTCGCAGAAAAATTTCCACTAGAATTTCTAAGAATACTTATTTTATCTCTATCTAGTTTGCGATAGTGCAGTTGCCCAAATGGAACAGCAGGGAATACTGAAACTAAAATTCCAAAGACTCCGGCAACTTGGAGTATTGTAGGCTGAGAAGTGTCTAACAACAATTGACATTCTCTCTTGATCTTGTCAATTTTATCATTGCCTATGAAAACGatccaaagttttgaattcaaccAAAACCCTAACCATTTTCTTTGAGTATCTGCTTCTTTCTCTGATTTAACTTCATGAATTAAATAACCTGCTTTAGATAACTAAAGCTCAGTTTCAGATGTATTAATACTATTTTCCAAAATAGTATCTCCTTGTAAAtgtaatatcatcaatataatCAACTGAGATGAACCCTCTTAATTGAATGGTTCAAAAACAGGTTTCAATAACTTTGTAAAAAGTCTAGGAGCAGAAGAAATTCCATTCGGTAAACAggtatattgaaaaagtcgACCTTTCCATATAAATCTAAGATATTTCCTATCATTTTCATGAATCGGGATAGAGTAATAAGCGTCCTTAAGATCTAATGAAGACATTAAACAACCTGGAGTCATGAGACTCTAACTGTAGCAAgagaattcattttaaagTGACAATATTTTACTCTTTTGTTCAAATTAACTAAATTTAGAATCAATCTTAATGCTCCATCTTTCTTCAGAACaacgaaaatatttgaaatgaattcatctttatcatgAGTTGCGAATTCAATAATCTGACGACTAAGAAATTCCGTCAAAAGCTTGTCAATAGCTTCAGATTCAACAAACAGAAAAGTAATAGGTTTTGGTCACTTTTCCTGGATAGGGGGAGAAGTAGTCCACTCAATACGGTAACCTTTTACAGAttgcaaaataaattgatCAGACAAAAGTGTCTTTCAGAAAGGCAAAAAATGCCTAATTCGACCAGCAACCGCTAAATTCGAAGATGAAAAACTTACCACTTCTTCtgttgatgctgctgctggccttttctccaaaaattctgtttctcaGTGCTATAAAGAGGTTtagaataataattatcatttcttCGGTAGGGATGAAATCGGCCTCTACCGCGTGAACGTCCACGAAAATGTGGTCTGCCTCTCGGATTGACTAATTGGTCAACCAAACGACTAGATTTCTCCGCGTCAGGGAGTTGATCTGATAAATTATCTCCAAAGAGATCATTTCCAATTGGATTGGAAGCCGTCCAAATGGCTTTGTACTTTTGATTAAAGTTACGTTTTAATCAATCTCTTCGACGAAGATTTAATGAGTAATTAGCTTTAGAAAAAAGCATAAGTGCATCATAGAGCTTGGCTCCAACAGACTTTTTGTCAACAGGCGCTTTATCTGACAATAATTCAACTGCCTGACTAATTGCAGTCATTCCCCGAAGATTATAAAACTGGACTTTCTGTAAATTGGAATCCAGAGCAGTCATATCTTTGGGTAACTTGCACTAAATAGCCTGATTAACCCAAGAAGGAGGGCAATTCGCCTGAAGACCGGCTAAATCATCTGCGAAAAGTTTATTTAAATCATCATCCTGATTAattatattgttattatcatcaGGTAAAGTCTCGTTAAACAGCTACAATTAAACCCAGAAGATTCCGAAactatttcatcatcataaatgTCTTCACAGACAACTTTAGACTCTccgttttttcattttaaggaATTCCGCCATAACAGAATCGGAATCCGGATTTAAACGAGTTGCTTTATTTGAAGGGTCATTACCCAAAGCTTTATCTTTCGATGTCGAAGTCGACTTTAAAGGCGTTTCCTTCAAAACCCTAGATTGAACGGCGGTAAACTCAATCCCGTTAACAGGCTATAAGCCTGTGATTTGCCTTCATTAATAGAACACGATATATAGTCACTATCGGCAATATTCAAATCGGCGGGTTTCAACAGTGACCTCTTGCGCTAAATCAAAAACGTCACACGACGGATAGCGAGAAATGTTCTTGGACATTTTAATAGAATGAAAAACAGCACCCTGAGGGTCCGTTAGTTAATATTAATATGATGGCAATCCCGAAAATATACTTCCTTCCGACTCAGTCTGACCAATTATATTTAGCCTCTCAAACATTTATGTTGCGTTGTTCGTGATTGGATAAGGTTTAAAAAGGCTAGAAACAACTTATTCTTTGTTTCTCAATATTGATGTGTTAGTTACTACATAGATGGCGATCGCTACAACCATTTGAAGTGACTCCCACAATTATTTTGCCTTGCCTTCCTTTAGTAAATAGAGCAGTGGTATTTTATCATTGCACGTGGGAAGCTGAATCTTTTCTAGGTTAAAGTAAACTTGTATACAAACAATTTCACGGTGTACTACCAGATTCCTGCGTGGCGTTTGGgagtaattatttttcaaagatcATGCCCCGTGTACACTAGATAGTCTCATTCAGAGCGTTATAAATTATACTTACAGCAGGTATGTAAACCTATAAAAACATTCTTTTGGGTGAAGATATCACTGTTGAATGTCTAAGGGCGAATTAAATCATCATCGTGACGATGTAGAAAACGATAAGGCCCTATTGacctttaaaaaaattattacagCAAGCCTAtctcagtttcaaattttcttgttttcaatGAACCCCAAcgaaatcatttatttttctttgtcTTCCAGTAAGATGAGCTTCAAGGCTAAGTGTTCAGCGAATGACAGACACCAGGAGTGCCAGAAGAAGGAGCAAATCACACATTAATATTGAaagttttcaatatcaatcaaaGAAAGCAATTTAAATTAATCATATGCTTTTATTACTATATTTCTATCAGCCTTATATCAATAATTTGCACATTTtaaatatgattgaaattaataaattggtACCTTTTTCTTAAAAACCATTTCCCATAAGATTGTGAAAGCtgaaatgaacttttttaattgtatgtATAACTAACTACATGCTGTTAgtataa
This Tubulanus polymorphus chromosome 7, tnTubPoly1.2, whole genome shotgun sequence DNA region includes the following protein-coding sequences:
- the LOC141909176 gene encoding uncharacterized protein LOC141909176, whose amino-acid sequence is MIQFNKTFIQPTFRDFSSLLFTLAHEHDHRGSSYQSCSTEKQNFWRKGQQQHQQKKWISPEVTLTTDASMSGWGAILGDLRTGGHWTEQEQLLHINVLELRAVLYGLKSFSKFLGNKHILIQTDNSVSVSYINNQGGPKSPV